The Gillisia sp. Hel_I_86 genome has a segment encoding these proteins:
- the rplL gene encoding 50S ribosomal protein L7/L12, with protein sequence MADLKDFAEKLVNLTVKEVNELATILKDEYGIEPAAAAVAMAGPASGGDDAADEQTEFDVILKAPGGSKLAVVKLVKELTGLGLKDAKELVDGAPKAVKEGVSKDEAEALKAQLEEAGAEVELK encoded by the coding sequence ATGGCAGATTTGAAAGATTTCGCAGAAAAATTGGTTAACCTTACAGTAAAAGAAGTAAATGAGTTGGCTACTATATTAAAAGATGAATATGGTATCGAGCCTGCAGCTGCTGCTGTAGCTATGGCTGGTCCAGCTAGTGGTGGTGATGATGCTGCCGATGAGCAAACAGAATTCGATGTGATTCTTAAAGCTCCAGGTGGTTCTAAATTAGCAGTAGTAAAATTAGTAAAAGAACTTACTGGATTAGGTCTTAAAGATGCTAAGGAATTAGTAGATGGAGCTCCAAAAGCAGTAAAAGAAGGAGTTTCTAAAGATGAAGCTGAAGCATTAAAAGCACAATTAGAAGAAGCAGGAGCCGAGGTTGAGCTTAAATAA
- the rplJ gene encoding 50S ribosomal protein L10, whose translation MTREEKSLVIEDLTAQLSNNSIIYLADISGLNALSTSNLRRACYKANVQLAVVKNTLLAKAMEASDKEFGELPSVLKGNTSIMLSDTGNAPAKVIKEFRKKSQTPLLKGAFIEEAIYVGDDYLETLVNIKSKEEVIGDIIGLLQSPAKNVISALKSSGGKLAGILKTLSEKEG comes from the coding sequence ATGACAAGAGAAGAAAAATCATTGGTAATTGAAGATTTAACTGCGCAGTTATCAAATAATTCTATTATTTACCTTGCAGATATTTCAGGTTTAAACGCCTTGAGTACTTCAAATTTACGTCGTGCTTGTTACAAAGCAAACGTACAACTTGCAGTAGTTAAAAATACCTTGCTTGCTAAAGCTATGGAAGCTTCCGATAAAGAATTCGGTGAACTTCCTTCAGTTTTAAAAGGTAATACTTCTATTATGCTTTCGGATACTGGAAATGCTCCGGCGAAAGTAATTAAGGAATTCAGAAAAAAATCTCAAACACCTTTACTTAAAGGCGCCTTTATAGAAGAAGCTATTTATGTTGGTGATGACTACCTAGAGACCTTGGTTAACATCAAGTCTAAAGAAGAAGTTATTGGGGATATCATCGGATTATTACAATCACCTGCTAAAAATGTTATTTCAGCATTAAAATCAAGTGGTGGTAAATTAGCCGGAATTCTTAAAACCCTTTCTGAAAAAGAAGGATAA
- the rplA gene encoding 50S ribosomal protein L1 has protein sequence MAKVTKKQKEAQSKIENGKQYSVAEASVLIKEITNANFDPSVDLAVRLNVDPRKANQMVRGVVTLPHGTGKDVKVLALVTPDKEAEAKEAGADYVGLDEYLDKIKGGWTDVDVIITMPSVMGKLGPLGRILGPRGLMPNPKTGTVTMDVAKAVSDVKAGKIDFKVDKFGIVHAGIGKASFDADKIAGNARELLTTLVKLKPVASKGIYIKSIYISSTMSPSVEIDTKRFTEQ, from the coding sequence ATGGCAAAAGTAACTAAAAAGCAAAAAGAGGCTCAATCTAAAATCGAAAACGGGAAACAGTATTCGGTTGCAGAAGCTTCGGTTTTGATAAAAGAAATTACCAACGCAAATTTTGATCCTTCAGTAGATTTAGCAGTTCGTTTGAACGTAGATCCACGTAAAGCAAATCAAATGGTGAGAGGGGTTGTAACTCTTCCACATGGTACAGGTAAAGATGTAAAGGTATTGGCATTGGTAACCCCAGACAAGGAAGCTGAAGCTAAAGAAGCCGGAGCAGATTACGTTGGTTTGGATGAATACCTTGATAAGATTAAAGGTGGTTGGACAGATGTTGATGTGATTATCACCATGCCAAGTGTAATGGGAAAATTAGGGCCTTTAGGTAGGATTTTAGGACCAAGAGGATTAATGCCCAACCCAAAAACCGGTACCGTAACAATGGATGTTGCAAAAGCAGTTTCTGATGTAAAAGCTGGTAAGATCGACTTTAAAGTTGATAAATTCGGGATAGTACACGCAGGTATTGGGAAAGCATCTTTTGATGCTGATAAAATTGCTGGAAACGCAAGAGAATTATTAACTACGTTGGTTAAATTAAAACCAGTGGCTTCGAAGGGTATATATATTAAGAGTATATACATTTCTTCTACAATGAGCCCAAGTGTTGAGATTGATACGAAAAGGTTCACTGAGCAATAA
- the rplK gene encoding 50S ribosomal protein L11, whose amino-acid sequence MAKEISKVVKLQVRGGAANPSPPVGPALGAAGVNIMEFCKQFNARTQDKAGKVLPVVITVFKDKSFDFVIKTPPAAVQILEAAKSKKGSGEPNRKKIASVSWDQVRAIAEDKMQDLNAFTIESAMKMIAGTARSMGVTVKGQAPF is encoded by the coding sequence ATGGCAAAAGAAATAAGTAAAGTTGTTAAGCTACAAGTTCGCGGAGGTGCTGCTAACCCATCACCACCAGTTGGACCTGCTTTAGGTGCTGCCGGAGTTAACATCATGGAGTTTTGTAAGCAATTTAATGCTAGGACCCAAGATAAAGCAGGTAAAGTATTACCTGTAGTGATTACAGTATTCAAAGACAAGTCTTTCGATTTCGTAATTAAAACTCCACCAGCTGCTGTGCAGATATTAGAAGCGGCAAAATCAAAAAAAGGATCGGGTGAACCTAATCGTAAAAAGATTGCTAGTGTATCTTGGGATCAAGTAAGGGCAATTGCTGAAGATAAAATGCAGGATTTAAATGCATTTACAATAGAATCGGCTATGAAGATGATTGCAGGAACTGCTCGTTCTATGGGTGTAACTGTAAAAGGGCAAGCGCCGTTTTAA
- the nusG gene encoding transcription termination/antitermination protein NusG, whose amino-acid sequence MAEVKDKKWYVVRAVSGQENKVKEYIEREISHHGLEDFIGEVLVPTEKVIQIRNGKKVSKERVYFPGYIMVLANLGGEIPHIIKTINGVIGFLGETKGGDPVPLRKAEVNRMLGKVDELSVKADNVAIPFTIGETIKVIDGPFNGFNGTVEKINEEKRKLEVMVKIFGRKTPLELSYMQVEKV is encoded by the coding sequence ATGGCAGAGGTAAAGGATAAAAAATGGTACGTGGTTCGCGCCGTAAGTGGTCAGGAAAATAAGGTTAAGGAATATATTGAAAGAGAGATTTCCCATCACGGTTTAGAAGATTTTATTGGTGAAGTGCTTGTTCCTACAGAGAAAGTGATTCAAATTAGAAATGGTAAAAAAGTCTCTAAAGAACGTGTTTACTTTCCTGGATATATAATGGTATTGGCCAACCTTGGAGGAGAAATTCCGCACATCATTAAAACAATTAATGGCGTAATAGGTTTTTTAGGTGAAACAAAAGGAGGGGATCCTGTGCCACTTAGAAAAGCTGAGGTAAATAGAATGTTAGGTAAAGTGGACGAATTATCTGTAAAAGCAGATAATGTTGCAATACCTTTTACTATTGGCGAAACCATAAAAGTAATAGATGGTCCTTTTAACGGTTTTAATGGAACTGTAGAGAAGATCAATGAAGAGAAGCGTAAACTTGAGGTAATGGTGAAGATTTTCGGAAGAAAAACTCCATTGGAACTAAGTTATATGCAAGTAGAAAAGGTATAA
- the secE gene encoding preprotein translocase subunit SecE, producing MAGIVNYISESYNELRNHVTWPTWAEAQRLTVVVAVFSIIFSLAIWGVDTVFSSAIEQYFEWIKS from the coding sequence ATGGCAGGAATCGTCAATTATATTTCAGAGTCTTATAACGAATTGAGAAATCACGTTACATGGCCAACTTGGGCAGAAGCTCAAAGACTAACAGTAGTTGTAGCTGTTTTTTCAATTATTTTTTCTTTAGCTATCTGGGGTGTAGATACCGTGTTCAGTTCGGCTATTGAACAATATTTTGAATGGATTAAATCTTAA
- the tuf gene encoding elongation factor Tu codes for MAKETFDRSKPHLNIGTIGHVDHGKTTLTAAITKVMADAGFSAAMSFDQIDNAPEEKERGITINSSHVEYSTKERHYAHVDCPGHADYVKNMVTGAAQMDGAILVVAATDGPMPQTREHILLGRQVGIPRIVVFMNKVDMVDDDELLELVEMEVRDLLSFYEYDGDNGPVIAGSALGALNGEEKWVNTVLELMEAVDTWIELPVRDVEKPFLMPIEDVFSITGRGTVATGRIETGIANTGDPVEIIGMGAQKLTSTITGIEMFRQILNRGEAGDNAGILLRGIEKSMISRGMVIVKPGSVTPHAKFKAEVYILKKEEGGRHTPFHNNYRPQFYVRTTDVTGTINLPEGVEMVMPGDNLTIHVELLQSIAMNVGLRFAIREGGRTVGAGQVTEILD; via the coding sequence ATGGCAAAGGAAACTTTTGATCGTTCCAAACCGCACTTAAACATAGGTACGATAGGACACGTAGATCACGGAAAAACTACCTTAACTGCAGCGATTACTAAAGTAATGGCTGATGCTGGATTTTCAGCAGCTATGTCTTTTGATCAGATTGACAACGCTCCAGAGGAAAAAGAAAGAGGTATTACAATTAACTCTTCACACGTAGAATACTCTACTAAGGAGCGTCACTACGCACACGTAGATTGTCCTGGTCACGCCGATTATGTAAAGAACATGGTTACCGGTGCTGCTCAAATGGATGGTGCTATCTTGGTGGTTGCGGCTACAGATGGTCCAATGCCACAAACTCGTGAGCACATCCTTTTAGGACGCCAGGTTGGTATTCCTAGAATCGTTGTATTCATGAACAAAGTGGATATGGTTGATGATGATGAACTATTGGAATTGGTTGAAATGGAAGTAAGGGATTTGCTTTCTTTTTACGAATACGATGGTGATAATGGACCTGTTATAGCTGGTTCTGCTTTAGGAGCACTTAACGGTGAAGAGAAATGGGTGAATACGGTTCTAGAATTAATGGAAGCTGTAGATACTTGGATAGAGCTTCCTGTTCGTGATGTTGAGAAGCCTTTCTTGATGCCTATCGAGGATGTATTCTCTATTACTGGTCGTGGAACTGTTGCAACTGGTAGAATTGAAACTGGAATCGCTAATACAGGAGATCCTGTAGAGATCATTGGTATGGGTGCTCAAAAATTGACATCTACTATCACTGGTATCGAAATGTTCCGTCAAATCCTTAACAGGGGTGAAGCTGGAGATAATGCAGGTATCCTATTAAGAGGTATTGAGAAATCAATGATCTCTAGAGGAATGGTAATCGTTAAGCCGGGATCTGTAACTCCTCACGCCAAGTTTAAAGCAGAGGTTTATATCTTGAAAAAAGAAGAAGGTGGACGTCATACTCCATTCCACAATAACTACCGTCCTCAGTTTTATGTACGTACTACTGATGTTACTGGTACTATCAACTTACCTGAAGGTGTAGAAATGGTTATGCCTGGAGATAACTTAACTATTCATGTTGAGTTGTTACAATCTATCGCGATGAACGTAGGATTGCGTTTTGCAATTCGTGAAGGTGGTAGGACTGTTGGTGCTGGTCAGGTTACTGAGATCTTAGACTAA
- the hpf gene encoding ribosome hibernation-promoting factor, HPF/YfiA family, with translation MKVNVQSVNFNADQKLIDFIQNRLDKLEHFYDKIIYADVFLKVQKTSEKENKITEILLSIPGGDVIVKKKSKKFEECVDEAVSALQRQLVKRKEKMSAHV, from the coding sequence ATGAAAGTAAATGTGCAATCAGTAAATTTTAATGCAGATCAGAAATTAATCGATTTCATTCAAAACAGATTAGATAAATTAGAACACTTCTACGATAAGATTATTTATGCCGATGTGTTTTTAAAAGTTCAGAAAACAAGTGAAAAAGAAAACAAGATCACAGAAATATTATTAAGCATCCCGGGTGGGGATGTTATTGTAAAAAAGAAGAGCAAAAAATTCGAAGAGTGTGTAGATGAAGCGGTTAGCGCATTGCAACGTCAACTAGTAAAAAGGAAAGAAAAAATGAGTGCTCACGTTTAG
- a CDS encoding tyrosine-type recombinase/integrase — MPISHFLEYLQLEKKYSPHTVKAYEMDLRSFGRFIYKEFGQEDLIHVNYPQIRNWVVSLVNSGITNRSVNRKIASLKAYYKYLVKTNQLVATPLASHKALKTKKSVQIPFSEVEITNVISAIEPNSFKTSRDLTIVTMFYATGVRRSELVGLKLQDLDLDNGLVKVLGKRNKERYVPLLPELSRHLNVYLGFRKTIISDNRTELFLTEKGDKIYETLVYRIINNYFSEASNKVKKSPHILRHSFATHLLSHGANLNSVKELLGHSSLASTQVYTHSNIAELSKVYRNSHPRENKE, encoded by the coding sequence ATGCCTATATCCCACTTCTTAGAATACCTTCAGTTAGAGAAAAAATATTCCCCACATACGGTGAAGGCATATGAGATGGACCTTCGTTCATTTGGAAGGTTTATTTATAAGGAGTTCGGTCAAGAAGATTTGATCCATGTAAACTATCCTCAAATTAGAAACTGGGTAGTAAGCCTTGTGAATTCCGGGATTACTAATAGAAGTGTTAACCGCAAAATAGCTTCCTTAAAAGCCTATTATAAATATTTGGTCAAAACAAATCAGCTAGTTGCAACTCCATTGGCTAGTCATAAGGCGCTCAAGACCAAGAAGAGCGTTCAAATTCCCTTCTCTGAAGTAGAAATAACCAATGTGATCTCGGCCATCGAACCCAATTCATTTAAAACTTCTCGCGACCTCACTATAGTCACTATGTTTTATGCTACTGGCGTTCGGCGTTCAGAGCTTGTAGGATTAAAATTACAGGATTTGGATCTAGACAATGGGTTAGTTAAAGTTTTGGGCAAAAGGAACAAAGAGCGATATGTCCCACTATTGCCAGAATTAAGCAGGCATCTTAACGTGTATCTAGGTTTCAGGAAAACTATTATTTCTGATAACAGGACTGAATTATTTCTAACAGAAAAAGGCGATAAAATATATGAAACCCTTGTTTATAGGATTATAAATAATTACTTTAGTGAGGCATCCAACAAGGTGAAAAAGAGTCCGCATATATTAAGGCATTCCTTCGCCACGCATTTGTTGAGTCACGGTGCAAATTTAAACTCTGTCAAAGAGTTGTTGGGTCATTCCAGTTTAGCGTCAACACAAGTCTATACCCATAGCAATATTGCAGAATTAAGCAAAGTGTATAGGAATTCCCATCCTCGTGAAAACAAGGAATGA
- a CDS encoding alpha-amylase, whose translation MKNLNVFVFFAYLLIFTSCERDQILEPPTSATTSEEIGVKFTPEPQLDTKAAIGSKVMMQAFYWDVPAGGIWWGTVSNKIPAWSSAGIDAIWLPPVSKAQNGPFSMGYDPFDYYDFGNYNQMGSTETRFGSKTELQSLISTAHANNISVIADIVINHNSGGDLESNIFTGTETYTNYTPASGLFNRTQYDFHPNDFHGNDSGAFGGFADLCHDKTYVQDWLWNNPNSVAKYYKDVMGFDGWRFDYVKGFEPWVVNNWISAVGGFSVGEYWDGNAATLEGWANSANSSAFDFACYYRMRDAFEGNDLSILETGDMLWKRSPTRAVTFVTNHDTDEIYNGKLLAYAYILTHEGYPTLFYQDYEEYLDKDKLNNLVWIHNNKAGGSTTILYSDTDEYIAKRNGAPGLIVYINNSNSWLERWVSTGWNNTLIKDYTGNSNWEPYTQGDGWVKIQVPPKSYSIWSAK comes from the coding sequence ATGAAAAATTTAAATGTATTCGTATTTTTTGCTTATCTACTAATTTTTACTAGTTGTGAACGAGATCAAATTTTGGAACCTCCAACTTCTGCCACAACCTCTGAAGAAATTGGTGTTAAATTCACGCCTGAACCTCAATTAGATACTAAGGCGGCGATTGGATCTAAAGTTATGATGCAAGCTTTCTATTGGGATGTTCCTGCAGGTGGAATTTGGTGGGGGACAGTGTCAAATAAAATACCAGCTTGGAGCAGCGCCGGAATAGATGCTATTTGGCTCCCTCCAGTATCAAAAGCCCAAAATGGTCCATTTTCTATGGGTTATGATCCATTTGATTACTATGATTTTGGAAATTACAACCAAATGGGCTCCACGGAAACCCGATTTGGATCCAAAACAGAATTACAGTCTTTAATATCTACTGCACACGCAAATAATATAAGTGTTATTGCAGATATCGTTATTAATCATAATAGTGGTGGGGATTTAGAGAGTAACATATTTACTGGAACAGAAACTTATACAAATTATACTCCTGCTTCCGGATTATTTAACAGAACTCAATACGATTTTCATCCGAATGATTTTCATGGAAATGATTCTGGCGCGTTTGGAGGCTTTGCAGATTTGTGTCATGATAAAACATATGTTCAGGACTGGTTATGGAATAATCCTAATTCAGTAGCTAAATATTATAAGGATGTAATGGGTTTTGATGGTTGGAGATTCGATTATGTAAAAGGATTTGAACCTTGGGTAGTTAATAATTGGATTAGTGCAGTTGGAGGGTTTTCTGTTGGTGAATATTGGGATGGTAATGCAGCTACACTGGAAGGGTGGGCTAATTCTGCCAACTCGTCTGCTTTCGATTTTGCTTGTTATTATAGAATGCGTGATGCCTTTGAAGGTAATGATCTTTCAATATTGGAAACTGGAGATATGCTATGGAAGCGCAGCCCTACAAGGGCTGTAACTTTCGTTACCAATCACGATACCGATGAAATTTATAATGGAAAACTCTTGGCCTATGCCTATATTCTAACGCATGAAGGGTATCCAACGCTCTTTTATCAGGATTATGAGGAATACTTGGATAAGGATAAGCTGAATAATTTAGTTTGGATTCATAATAATAAAGCTGGAGGCTCTACCACAATTTTATATTCAGATACAGATGAGTATATTGCCAAAAGAAATGGAGCACCTGGATTAATTGTCTATATAAACAACAGTAATTCTTGGTTGGAACGCTGGGTGTCTACCGGGTGGAATAATACTTTGATAAAAGATTATACCGGGAATTCTAATTGGGAACCGTATACACAAGGGGATGGATGGGTGAAAATTCAAGTTCCACCAAAAAGCTATTCTATTTGGTCGGCTAAATAG
- the rpsU gene encoding 30S ribosomal protein S21: protein MLIIPVKDGENIDRALKRFKRKFDRTGTMRQLRSRQAFSKPSVVNRAQLQKAQYIQNLRDKEEI from the coding sequence ATGTTAATTATACCAGTTAAAGACGGAGAGAATATCGATAGAGCGCTAAAGCGTTTCAAACGTAAATTTGATAGAACAGGAACAATGCGTCAGCTAAGAAGCAGGCAAGCATTTTCTAAGCCTTCTGTTGTGAACAGAGCCCAGTTGCAAAAAGCTCAATATATTCAGAACTTAAGAGATAAAGAAGAGATCTAG
- a CDS encoding acyl-CoA dehydrogenase family protein has product MNSMYFTEEHELFRKSFQDFLQKEVVPHIEKWEKTGTIERFIWEKFGEMGYFGLTYPEKYGGLDLDLFYTVIFLEELQKINSGGFAASMWAHSYLAMTHLNVEGSEEIKKNYLAPSITGEKIGCLCITEPFGGSDVAAMRTTAVKKGDNYVINGSKTFITNGIYSDYLIVAAKTSPDKGGKGMSIFLIDRDAPGISATKLDKLGWRASDTAEIAFDNVEIPAANLMGDEDKGFSYIMQHFAFERLIMGVNAHARAEFALDYAINYMGERMAFGKTIDKFQALRHNVAEMASEVEMCKEFNYSIVKRMIDGVYVVKEASMSKLLSTKMADKVIYDCLQLLGGYGYMEEYPMARLFRDSRLGPIGGGTSEILREIIAKMVIDKKEYKPAAR; this is encoded by the coding sequence ATGAATAGCATGTATTTTACAGAGGAACATGAACTTTTTAGAAAGAGTTTCCAAGATTTTTTGCAAAAAGAAGTTGTCCCGCACATAGAAAAATGGGAAAAAACCGGAACCATAGAACGTTTTATATGGGAAAAGTTTGGGGAGATGGGATATTTTGGACTGACCTATCCAGAAAAATACGGAGGCTTGGATCTGGACCTTTTCTATACGGTAATTTTTTTGGAAGAATTGCAAAAAATTAATTCTGGAGGTTTTGCTGCCTCGATGTGGGCCCATTCTTATTTGGCAATGACTCATTTGAATGTTGAGGGTAGTGAGGAAATTAAAAAGAATTATTTGGCTCCCAGTATCACCGGAGAAAAAATTGGTTGCCTCTGCATTACAGAACCTTTTGGAGGATCTGACGTTGCAGCAATGAGGACAACTGCTGTAAAGAAAGGCGACAACTATGTGATCAATGGTTCTAAGACCTTTATTACAAACGGAATTTATTCAGACTATTTAATTGTAGCAGCAAAGACAAGCCCAGATAAAGGTGGGAAAGGAATGAGTATTTTCCTTATAGATAGGGATGCTCCAGGAATATCTGCAACCAAGTTGGATAAGCTGGGTTGGAGAGCTTCAGATACAGCGGAGATCGCTTTTGATAATGTGGAGATCCCGGCAGCAAATTTAATGGGAGATGAAGACAAAGGCTTCAGTTATATTATGCAACATTTCGCTTTTGAAAGATTGATAATGGGAGTGAACGCACATGCGCGGGCAGAGTTTGCTTTGGATTATGCTATTAATTATATGGGCGAAAGAATGGCCTTTGGAAAAACAATAGATAAATTCCAGGCGTTAAGGCACAACGTTGCAGAAATGGCAAGTGAGGTGGAAATGTGCAAGGAATTTAATTACTCTATCGTTAAGAGAATGATAGATGGTGTTTATGTTGTTAAAGAAGCAAGTATGTCTAAACTTCTTTCCACAAAAATGGCAGATAAGGTGATTTATGATTGCTTACAATTATTGGGAGGTTATGGCTATATGGAAGAATATCCCATGGCAAGGTTGTTTAGGGATAGCAGGTTAGGACCCATTGGAGGAGGAACTTCTGAAATTTTAAGGGAAATTATTGCCAAAATGGTCATCGATAAAAAAGAATATAAACCAGCTGCTAGATAA
- a CDS encoding ComEA family DNA-binding protein: MSNLRSHFIFSKSQRNGIFILVLLIIVFQLVYLFVDFKSENSIPKEDSARIVHFQKQVDSLKQIALEKREIKIYPFNPNLITDYKGYTLGMSVEEIDRLHDFRRTDKWVNTAEEFQNVTLVSDSLLDKIAPYFKFPDWVNNPKKNGYKNQGKVSVASNFNKKELNTASLEDLMEVKGIGEVLAARIIKYRSKIGGFVSDLQLKDIYGLSGEARKELLNTYTVLAKPEVPMFNINKASVLEIASVPYLDYELAREIVNYRLLHEKIATFEELAKIKEFPSEKMDRIALYLTLE, encoded by the coding sequence ATGAGTAATTTAAGGTCACATTTTATCTTTAGTAAAAGCCAGCGGAATGGGATCTTTATATTGGTGTTGCTTATAATAGTTTTCCAACTGGTCTATTTATTCGTGGATTTTAAATCTGAAAATAGCATTCCGAAAGAAGATTCAGCCAGGATTGTCCATTTTCAGAAACAAGTAGATTCTTTAAAGCAAATCGCTCTGGAAAAAAGGGAAATTAAGATCTATCCATTCAACCCAAATTTAATCACAGATTATAAGGGTTATACCTTGGGAATGTCTGTAGAGGAAATAGATAGATTGCATGATTTCCGAAGAACCGATAAATGGGTGAACACTGCTGAAGAATTTCAAAATGTCACACTTGTTTCCGATAGTTTGCTGGATAAAATCGCTCCATATTTTAAATTTCCAGACTGGGTGAATAATCCAAAAAAGAATGGCTACAAAAATCAGGGAAAAGTTTCCGTAGCATCTAATTTCAATAAGAAAGAATTAAATACAGCTTCTCTAGAAGATCTTATGGAGGTTAAAGGAATTGGTGAAGTCTTGGCGGCCAGAATAATAAAATATAGATCGAAAATAGGTGGTTTTGTATCAGATCTTCAGTTGAAGGATATTTATGGTTTGAGTGGGGAAGCCAGAAAGGAGCTTTTGAATACCTATACTGTTCTAGCAAAACCAGAGGTGCCAATGTTCAATATTAACAAGGCATCTGTCTTGGAAATAGCTTCAGTTCCATACCTGGATTATGAGTTGGCCCGGGAGATCGTTAATTATAGACTGCTCCATGAGAAAATAGCCACATTTGAAGAATTGGCAAAAATTAAGGAGTTTCCTTCAGAAAAAATGGATAGAATAGCATTATATTTGACCTTAGAATAG
- a CDS encoding alanine/glycine:cation symporter family protein produces the protein MKKILFSLFAIITPLLTFAQEQTTSQAIDETFRAYTGWFVDLIFYEIPFSEYYQIPWVLIVLIGGALYFTIYFKFINVTGFFTALKVVKGDYEDIEKHGASTLYGDVTPNEGKNIIETIRDDSADGEVSHFQALTAALSATVGLGNIAGVAVALSIGGPGATFWMILAGLLGMASKFAECTLGVKYRDVGEDGTVYGGPMYYLSKGLKEKGFGGIGKILAVVFAVFVIGGSFGGGNMFQANQAAAQFVQLFDLAGGNAGFYFGLVMAALVAVVIIGGIKRIASVTEKVVPFMAGIYVLAALIILAANWHLIDDAFGLIYEGAFSGLGIAGGLIGVMIQGIRRGAFSNEAGVGSAAIAHSAVRTKYPASEGIVALLEPFVDTVIICTMTALVIIITNLEGGFMTYGVPITEGVELTAVAFDSVIPHFSVILTIAVILFAFSTMISWSYYGMQGWIYLFGKGKITDLVYKGMFLVFVVIGASISLGAVIDFSDAMIFAMVVPNIIGVLFLTPVIKKELTKYLKAINIKKEAIDEGADDLQKKM, from the coding sequence ATGAAGAAAATTTTATTTTCCTTATTTGCCATTATAACTCCATTACTAACTTTCGCTCAGGAACAAACCACGTCACAAGCAATAGATGAAACCTTTCGTGCATATACAGGCTGGTTTGTGGATTTGATATTTTACGAAATTCCCTTTTCTGAATATTATCAAATTCCTTGGGTGCTTATAGTTTTAATTGGGGGTGCATTGTATTTTACCATTTACTTTAAGTTTATTAATGTAACCGGTTTTTTTACTGCACTTAAAGTAGTTAAGGGTGATTATGAGGATATTGAAAAGCATGGGGCAAGTACGCTATATGGGGATGTAACGCCCAATGAAGGTAAAAATATAATTGAGACAATTAGGGATGACAGTGCAGATGGGGAAGTTTCCCACTTTCAGGCATTAACTGCTGCTTTATCGGCGACAGTTGGATTAGGGAATATTGCCGGTGTGGCTGTAGCACTTTCAATAGGTGGCCCTGGCGCTACCTTCTGGATGATACTGGCAGGACTATTAGGGATGGCTTCTAAATTTGCTGAATGTACCTTAGGGGTAAAATATAGGGATGTTGGTGAAGATGGTACTGTGTACGGTGGACCCATGTATTACCTCAGCAAAGGACTTAAGGAAAAAGGATTCGGGGGTATTGGTAAAATACTTGCAGTTGTATTTGCTGTCTTTGTAATTGGTGGATCATTTGGTGGAGGAAATATGTTTCAGGCGAATCAAGCGGCTGCACAATTTGTTCAGCTTTTTGACCTAGCTGGTGGAAATGCAGGTTTTTATTTTGGTTTGGTTATGGCAGCTTTAGTAGCTGTAGTAATTATTGGTGGGATTAAAAGAATTGCAAGTGTAACAGAAAAAGTGGTGCCTTTTATGGCAGGTATTTATGTTTTGGCGGCACTTATTATTCTAGCAGCTAATTGGCATTTAATAGATGATGCTTTTGGATTGATTTATGAAGGCGCATTTTCTGGACTGGGAATAGCAGGTGGTTTAATTGGTGTAATGATACAAGGTATCCGTCGTGGAGCCTTTTCTAATGAAGCAGGGGTTGGATCTGCTGCAATTGCCCACTCCGCGGTTAGAACAAAATATCCAGCGAGTGAAGGGATTGTAGCTCTATTGGAACCTTTTGTAGATACTGTGATTATTTGTACCATGACTGCCTTGGTAATTATTATTACAAACTTGGAAGGCGGCTTCATGACATACGGAGTGCCAATTACAGAAGGTGTAGAGCTTACAGCGGTGGCCTTTGATAGTGTGATCCCACATTTCTCAGTTATATTAACAATAGCGGTAATTCTATTTGCTTTTTCTACCATGATCTCTTGGTCGTACTACGGAATGCAGGGTTGGATTTACCTTTTTGGAAAAGGAAAAATTACAGACCTGGTTTATAAAGGAATGTTCCTAGTATTTGTGGTGATAGGTGCTTCTATTAGTTTAGGTGCAGTGATAGATTTTTCTGATGCGATGATTTTTGCAATGGTGGTACCAAATATTATTGGAGTATTGTTTTTAACCCCGGTAATTAAAAAGGAACTAACCAAGTATTTGAAGGCTATAAATATTAAGAAAGAAGCGATAGATGAAGGTGCGGATGATCTTCAAAAGAAAATGTAA